The genome window AAGAAAGCCGCTATTGCCCGCTTGATTGCTACATTGGAACGATATGGTGCTATGGAACACACGGTGGTGGTGGTAGCCTCAGCGGATGAGCCAGCCGCCATGCAGTACATCGCCCCTTATGCAGGTTGTGCGATTGGCGAAGAATTTATGGAAAGTGGGAAGGATGCCCTGATCGTTTATGACGACCTTTCCAAGCACGCCTGGGCTTACCGTCAGGTTTCCTTGCTCTTACGCCGTCCCCCAGGTCGCGAAGCCTATCCCGGAGATGTGTTCTATCTCCATTCCCGTTTGCTCGAACGTGCCTGTCGCCTGGCTACGGAATATGTGATTGTACCGGCGGCTTTTGAAGGAAATGAAGCCCAAGCCTCGGATGCTGTTGATGGCAAAGTATATGGAGGCCCTCTCTCCCGTCACGATGCTGAAAACGCCATCAAGCAAATGGAAACCCCCGAAGCCTATAAGATTGTCAAACGCGCGGGGAGCGGTGGCTCCCTGACAGCCCTGCCTATTATTGAAACTTTGCTCGGCGATGTTTCGGCTTATGTTCCTACAAACGTCATCTCTATCACCGATGGGCAGATTTACCTGGAAAACGATTTGTTCAATGCCGGCATTCGCCCCGCAATTAACGTAGGTATTTCGGTTTCCCGGGTGGGTGGTTCGGCGCAAACGCGTGCCATTCGCCAGGTGGCAGGTCGTCTGCGTCTGGATATGGCGGCTTTCCGGGCACTGGCAGCGTTTGCACAATTGGGCTCCAGTTTGGATAAAGCCACGCAAAACCAGTTGAATCGTGGTCAGCATTTGCAGGAAATCCTCAAACAACCCCAGTATGAACCCGTTTCTCTGGAGCATCAGGTGATTGTCCTCTATGCGGGTACGAATGGCTATGCCGATCAGGTGCCACTGGATCGGATGCGTGCCTGGGAACAGGATTTGTTGCGCTTTATGGATACTGGTTACCCGGAAATTGGGCGAAAGATTGCAGAAGAAAAACGCATCAGTGAAGAAACCGAAAGGCAGTTGAAAGAGGCTCTGGAAGCCTTTACCCGTTCCTGGGTGAACGCCTGAAAGGGGTTGAAGCATGGCGTCTACGCGAGAAATGAGACTGCGTATCCGCAGTGTCAAGAATCTTTCTCAAGTCACCAAGGCTCTGGAAACGGTCAGTGCCAGCCGGGTACGCAAAGCGATCCAGGCAAATAATTCCAGCAAACCCTACGCCGAAAAAGCCTGGAAAGTTCTTGTGCATCTGGCGAGACAACCCGGGCATGATGCGCTTCATCCGTTGCTGGCAGACCGTCCTGTAGTTAGGCGCGCGCTGGTTATTCTGGTGACCAGTGATCGAGGGTTGGCTGGCTCTTACAATGCCAATATTTTTCGTCATACCCTGCATGAATTCAGTCAGAAGCCTTACCCGGTAGATTTTGTGGCTGTAGGCAGAAAGGGAAGGGATTTACTTCTGCGACGCAGAAAAAATGTAATTGCAGAGTTCAGCGATTTACCTTCTCCGCCTTTGTACAGAGAAGTAGCTCCTATTGCCAGTTTGGCGATTGAGGACTTCGAGAAACAAAAGTATGATGAGGTGTATATCTGCTATACCCAGTTTATCAATATGATGCGGTATGAGCCGGTAACCCGCAGGTTGCTTCCCTTGAAAATCCTCTATAAAGATGAAGCCCCCGATATCCATACGCTGGATGCAACTCATCGCACTCATTCGGTTTTCTCTTTTGAACCGGACGAAGGGGAAGTTCTGAGTAATATTGTGCCTCACTTTACCGGGATTCAAATTTTTCAGGCGATTTTGTCGGCACAAGCCAGTGAGCATGCGGCGCGCATGATTGCCATGCGTAACGCTACGGAGAGCGCGCAGGAATTGATTCAATCGCTTCAACTTGAATATAACAAATTGCGTCAAACACTCATTACAAACGAAATGCTGGATATTGCTGGTGGGGCAAACGCCCTGGCACAGGAAAAAGAATAATTCGGGAGGTCATGCATGGTTCGTCAGGCAACCGGTCGAGTGGTTCAAATTCAAGGCAGTGTGGTAGATGTCGAATTTCCGGCGGATGATTTGCCAACCATTTATGAAGCATTGGAAGTTTTGCCCCCTTCCGGGGAGCCTCTGGTTTTAGAGGTGCAAAAGTACCTTGGGGATAGTTGGGTTCGCACGGTTGCCATGGATACAACCGATGGCTTACAGCGTGGAATTCCAGTCAGACGGACCGGCGCTCCAATTACTGTTCCAGTAGGTCCATCCACGTTAGGGCGAATCTTTAATGTGATTGGCAAGCCCATCGATGGTAAAGGATCTGTGGAGAGCGACATTTACTACCCGATTCACCGTCCGGCTCCTAGATTCGAAGATCAATCTACTCGTGTTGAAGTATTTGAGACAGGCTTAAAGGTGATTGATTTAATTGCCCCGTTTACCAAGGGTGGAAAAACAGGGATTTTTGGTGGCGCAGGGACTGGAAAAACTGTTATCATCATGGAACTGATTCGTTCCATTGCTACGGTACATAAGGGAAACTCGGTCTTTGCTGGAGTGGGTGAGCGCACCCGTGAAGGCACCCAGTTATACCGCGAGATGCTCGAGTCGGGTGTTATGAAAGATACCGTGATGGTGTTTGGGCAGATGAATGAGCCCAGTGGCGTACGCTTGCGGGTGGCGTTGACGGCTCTGGCAATGGCAGAATATTTCCGGGACCAGGGCAGGGATGTACTGCTGTTTATTGATAACATTTTCCGCTTTACCATGTCGGGTTCAGAGGTTTCCGCTTTGCTGGGGCGTATGCCTTCCGCGGTAGGGTATCAACCCACGCTGGCAACCGAGATGGGCGAATTGCAGGAACGCATTACATCCACGCATCAGGGCTCGATTACTTCAATGCAGGCAGTGTACGTACCTGCAGATGACTATTCCGACCCGGCGCCAGTAGCAACTTTTGCGCACCTGGATGCTACAATTGCCCTGGATCGTGCGATTGTGGAAAAAGGCATTTTCCCTGCGGTGGATCCTCTTGTCTCCACCTCGCGCATTTTGGACCCGCTAATCGTCGGTGAGGAACATTACCGCACTGCTCGTGAGGTACAACGTGTTCTTCAGCGTTACAAGGATTTGCAGGATATCATTGCAATTCTTGGGTTTGACGAGTTGAGTGAAGACGATAAATTGATCGTCTCGCGAGCCCGTAAAATTGAACGATTCTTCAGTCAACCCATGTTTGTGGCGGAACAGTTTACCGGGCGCCCGGGTGTTTATGTTCCGCTCCGTGAAACCGTGCGAGGTTTCCGTGAAATTCTCGATGGTAAACACGACGATTTACCCGAACAGGCTTTTTACATGGTGGGGACCATTGATGATGCAGTGGCTCGCGCTCGGGAATTGCAGGGTTAGGAGATAGATATGCCAATCCGCTGTGAAATTGTTTCGCAGGATCGGGTTGTCTTTGCAGAAGACGTGGATATGGTGATTCTTCCGGGAGGGGGTGGACAAATGGGGGTGTTACCGAACCACTCTCCCGTACTAACCACCTTGCAATATGGCATCATCCATGTGAAAAAGCAAGGGGAAGAGTATTATTTTA of Anaerolinea thermophila UNI-1 contains these proteins:
- the atpG gene encoding ATP synthase F1 subunit gamma codes for the protein MASTREMRLRIRSVKNLSQVTKALETVSASRVRKAIQANNSSKPYAEKAWKVLVHLARQPGHDALHPLLADRPVVRRALVILVTSDRGLAGSYNANIFRHTLHEFSQKPYPVDFVAVGRKGRDLLLRRRKNVIAEFSDLPSPPLYREVAPIASLAIEDFEKQKYDEVYICYTQFINMMRYEPVTRRLLPLKILYKDEAPDIHTLDATHRTHSVFSFEPDEGEVLSNIVPHFTGIQIFQAILSAQASEHAARMIAMRNATESAQELIQSLQLEYNKLRQTLITNEMLDIAGGANALAQEKE
- the atpA gene encoding F0F1 ATP synthase subunit alpha → MTDLIKQLTIDLQSKIETFKPEVEVRDIGTVIEAGDGIARARGLASVRSQELVEFSNGVMGIAFNLEHDSVGIIILGDYRSIKEGMTVYSTGRIASVPVGNGLIGRVVNALGEPIDGKGPLQFSGYRPIERIAPGVIARQDVDTPVQTGIKAIDAMIPIGRGQRELIIGDRQTGKTAIAIDTIINQKGKDLICIYVAIGQKKAAIARLIATLERYGAMEHTVVVVASADEPAAMQYIAPYAGCAIGEEFMESGKDALIVYDDLSKHAWAYRQVSLLLRRPPGREAYPGDVFYLHSRLLERACRLATEYVIVPAAFEGNEAQASDAVDGKVYGGPLSRHDAENAIKQMETPEAYKIVKRAGSGGSLTALPIIETLLGDVSAYVPTNVISITDGQIYLENDLFNAGIRPAINVGISVSRVGGSAQTRAIRQVAGRLRLDMAAFRALAAFAQLGSSLDKATQNQLNRGQHLQEILKQPQYEPVSLEHQVIVLYAGTNGYADQVPLDRMRAWEQDLLRFMDTGYPEIGRKIAEEKRISEETERQLKEALEAFTRSWVNA
- the atpD gene encoding F0F1 ATP synthase subunit beta, whose protein sequence is MVRQATGRVVQIQGSVVDVEFPADDLPTIYEALEVLPPSGEPLVLEVQKYLGDSWVRTVAMDTTDGLQRGIPVRRTGAPITVPVGPSTLGRIFNVIGKPIDGKGSVESDIYYPIHRPAPRFEDQSTRVEVFETGLKVIDLIAPFTKGGKTGIFGGAGTGKTVIIMELIRSIATVHKGNSVFAGVGERTREGTQLYREMLESGVMKDTVMVFGQMNEPSGVRLRVALTALAMAEYFRDQGRDVLLFIDNIFRFTMSGSEVSALLGRMPSAVGYQPTLATEMGELQERITSTHQGSITSMQAVYVPADDYSDPAPVATFAHLDATIALDRAIVEKGIFPAVDPLVSTSRILDPLIVGEEHYRTAREVQRVLQRYKDLQDIIAILGFDELSEDDKLIVSRARKIERFFSQPMFVAEQFTGRPGVYVPLRETVRGFREILDGKHDDLPEQAFYMVGTIDDAVARARELQG